In Halobacteroides halobius DSM 5150, the genomic window ATTAAGTGGGGGCCAAGTTGAACCGGCTACTGGGGAATTTGTCTTTACTGTAGCAGAAGGCTATTTGATTAAAGATGGTCAGATTGATAAACCAGTTCGAGGAGCTACCTTAGTTGGTAGAGGAATAGATGTTCTTAATAAGATATCAATGGTTGGAGATGATTTAAAATTGGCTGCGGGAGCATGTGGTAAAAGTGATCAAAGTATTCCAGCAGCAGTTGGTCAACCGACACTGTTAGTAGATCAAATTACTGTTGGTGGTACAGAAAGGAGAGGAGAATAATGGAAGATATAAATTTAACTAGTTTATTGGCCCAAGCTAAAGATAAAGGTGCAGATGAAGTTGAGTTATATTACCAAAGATCAAAGAATAATGATTTAGAGATATATCAAGGAGAAGTTGACTCTTTAGAATCAGCCAATGCAAAGGGATTAGGAGTTCGAACCTTTGTAGGAGATAAAATGGGCTTTGCTTATACTGCTAACTTTACTGCAGATGCTTTAGAAGAAACAATTACTGAAGCAATAGCTAATGCTAAATTAGCTACTGCTGATCAATATAGAAAATTACCAGAAGGTTCTTTTGATTATCCAGAACTTAACATTTATAATGTTAAATTAGAGGAGAGTAGTATTGAAGATAAAATTGATTTAGCTTTACAGATGGAGGAAGCAGCTTTAGAATATGATGATAGAATTAAAACGGTAATGAGTGTAAATTATGGTGATTATAATTCAGAAGTTAGAATTGTTAATTCTAAAGGATTAGATGAAAGTTATCGGAGTAATGGCTGTTATGCTTATTTATATGTATTAGCTAAAGAAGGAGCAAGACAACAGACTGGTCGTGCTTTATCATATGGTAAATCTTTAGATGAATTAAAGCCAATTAAGAAGGCTAAACAAGCAGTCGAGAATGCAATTAAGTTATTAGGTGGTCAACCTGTAAAATCCCAAGAAGCTCCAGTTGTTTTTACTCCTCAAGTGGGTAGTATGTTTATGTATGTCTTGGCCCAGGCATTAACTGCTGAAGCAGTCCAAAAGGGAAGGTCTTTATTTGCAGGGAGATTAGAAGAATCTGTAGCTGCTAAAAGAGTTAATATCATTGATGATGGTACTTTAGAAGAAGGTTTAGCTACAGCTCCTTTTGATGATGAGGGGGTTCCTTGCTCTGCAACTGAATTAA contains:
- a CDS encoding TldD/PmbA family protein is translated as MEDINLTSLLAQAKDKGADEVELYYQRSKNNDLEIYQGEVDSLESANAKGLGVRTFVGDKMGFAYTANFTADALEETITEAIANAKLATADQYRKLPEGSFDYPELNIYNVKLEESSIEDKIDLALQMEEAALEYDDRIKTVMSVNYGDYNSEVRIVNSKGLDESYRSNGCYAYLYVLAKEGARQQTGRALSYGKSLDELKPIKKAKQAVENAIKLLGGQPVKSQEAPVVFTPQVGSMFMYVLAQALTAEAVQKGRSLFAGRLEESVAAKRVNIIDDGTLEEGLATAPFDDEGVPCSATELIKDGVLTNYLYDTYTANKDKVNSTGNGTRGGYRGVPGVAASNFYLAPGNKKPEEIISNVDNGFYVHKVSGLVTGGANPISGEFSVGATGQWIKDGEIEKAVSEITIAGNLIGFLEDIEELGTDLTFNPMIGSFASPTFKVKKLAISGN